In one window of Cetobacterium somerae ATCC BAA-474 DNA:
- a CDS encoding IS6 family transposase, whose product MYINNISCPRCFSKNLYRFGKNNLGHQKYQCKECARQFSANSKPGDNRRSYPKCPICNSGTYLHHDYLYYSRFKCNSRKCTHIHIAVKKTSDFNSISSEFKSKTINIKRLRTNINVVIDALYMYFVHSATTRAISQYLLDRKNIKISHVSIYKWIKGFGGIFKDIVSKYTPQNLNLSDEWHVDETVIKIKGKRYYIWTLIDSETRYVIDWYLTTSREATSAFHLFDKVKKRFGAPQSIVSDRLPSYNIPTKIVFSESKHIKVQSWYDEVTNNLIESFFKRFKHKYRTTHGLKCETSVNALLEGFFFFYNYITPHKGLSNLTPAKVAGVEYSEISRKNLLLF is encoded by the coding sequence ATGTATATTAATAATATTTCTTGTCCTCGTTGTTTCTCTAAAAACCTTTATCGTTTTGGTAAAAACAATCTTGGACATCAAAAATATCAATGCAAAGAATGCGCTAGACAATTCTCTGCTAATTCTAAACCTGGTGATAATAGGCGTTCATATCCTAAATGTCCTATTTGTAATTCAGGAACATATTTACATCACGATTATCTTTATTATTCTAGATTTAAATGTAACTCTAGAAAGTGTACTCATATTCATATTGCAGTAAAAAAGACTTCTGATTTTAATAGTATTTCTTCTGAATTTAAATCTAAAACAATTAATATTAAAAGACTTAGAACAAATATCAATGTTGTCATTGATGCTTTGTATATGTATTTTGTTCATTCAGCTACCACAAGAGCTATTTCACAATATCTTTTAGATCGTAAAAACATTAAAATTTCTCATGTATCCATTTACAAATGGATTAAAGGTTTTGGAGGTATTTTTAAAGATATCGTTTCTAAATATACTCCGCAAAATTTAAATCTATCTGATGAGTGGCATGTTGATGAAACTGTAATTAAAATCAAAGGTAAAAGATATTACATATGGACTTTAATTGACTCTGAAACTAGATACGTTATTGATTGGTATCTTACAACATCAAGAGAAGCAACCTCTGCTTTTCACCTATTTGATAAGGTCAAAAAGCGATTTGGAGCACCTCAATCAATAGTATCTGATAGATTACCTAGCTACAATATTCCAACAAAAATAGTATTCTCAGAATCTAAACACATTAAAGTTCAATCATGGTATGACGAAGTAACTAATAATCTAATTGAAAGCTTTTTTAAAAGATTTAAACATAAATATAGAACAACCCACGGTTTAAAGTGCGAAACAAGTGTAAACGCACTATTAGAAGGCTTCTTTTTCTTCTACAACTATATTACACCGCATAAAGGACTAAGTAATCTAACTCCGGCCAAAGTTGCTGGCGTAGAATATAGCGAAATTAGTAGAAAAAATCTACTGCTATTTTAA
- a CDS encoding TIGR00266 family protein, giving the protein MKIVQTSSTSASLVEFQLERGESIRIEPGCMVYKDGCINLEGKVNGGFFAAIGKAFLGGESFFTSVATAKSSGRVAVAPKGFGNIKVLNVSSGNQWYINDGAFLACNTSVDYTSTRQKRLLNSILGGTGGFFILKSKGEGELLVNGFGDLIEIELDGSQSFQIDNGHVVCWQETLDYRLEIASGLFGFKSGEGLLNTFKGKGKVIIQTRNIQSFVDILVDYIPFPKQDKN; this is encoded by the coding sequence TTGAAAATAGTTCAAACATCATCAACAAGCGCTTCTCTTGTTGAATTTCAGTTAGAAAGAGGAGAAAGTATAAGAATAGAACCAGGGTGCATGGTTTATAAAGATGGGTGCATAAATTTAGAAGGAAAAGTAAATGGAGGTTTTTTTGCAGCAATAGGAAAAGCTTTTTTAGGAGGAGAGAGTTTTTTTACATCTGTAGCTACAGCTAAATCTTCAGGAAGAGTTGCAGTTGCTCCAAAGGGATTTGGAAATATAAAAGTTTTAAATGTATCTTCAGGAAATCAATGGTATATTAATGACGGAGCATTTTTAGCATGTAATACTTCAGTTGATTATACATCGACTAGACAAAAAAGACTGTTGAACTCTATTTTAGGAGGAACAGGTGGTTTCTTTATTTTAAAATCTAAAGGAGAGGGAGAGCTTTTAGTTAATGGATTTGGAGATTTAATTGAAATAGAACTAGATGGTTCTCAATCTTTTCAAATTGACAACGGGCATGTAGTATGTTGGCAAGAGACATTAGATTATAGATTAGAAATAGCAAGTGGACTATTTGGATTTAAATCTGGAGAGGGACTATTAAATACTTTTAAAGGAAAGGGAAAAGTGATTATTCAAACTAGAAATATTCAATCTTTTGTAGATATTTTAGTTGATTATATACCATTCCCAAAGCAGGATAAAAACTAA
- a CDS encoding MATE family efflux transporter, producing the protein MVGRITIIPQRIGAVSINFKLTETIYFEGDFMKKVDLTTGDIKKILLSLAFPIMGSSFLQMIYGLVDMFWVGKIGSNAVAAVGTASFFINLGYAINSMIVIGAGIKISHVIGAKDIENTKEYIKASCTLNFLMAVSFILPIIIFSKNLVRFFNLENEVEKMAQIYLIIGGIGLIFKFFNFLYTRILNSYGESKLPFKISSVGVILNIILDPIFIFVFDWGVAGAAIATVLAEGINTYLFVKKSKDYFKVESYISKSWSKMKEMMSLGTPIALQRVLFTGFGITIAKIISQWGPDAIAAQKIGLQIESITFMTIAGLQGAISSFIGQNYGAGLENRIKMGYKKAMHLCTGIGVVTTGVFVFFPEYLVRIFVEKPETVEIAINYMRIIGLSQLFMCYEIVTNGAFSGVGKPKVPSIISIIFTSLRIPAALILSKEEYFGLNGVWISISLSSVVKGVLSPLIFKKYLNEGVDKK; encoded by the coding sequence TTGGTTGGTCGAATAACTATTATACCTCAAAGGATTGGAGCAGTTTCAATAAATTTTAAGTTAACAGAAACAATATACTTTGAAGGAGATTTTATGAAAAAAGTAGATTTAACAACAGGAGATATAAAAAAAATATTACTCTCATTAGCTTTTCCAATAATGGGGTCATCATTTTTACAGATGATATATGGATTGGTAGATATGTTTTGGGTGGGCAAAATAGGAAGCAATGCTGTAGCAGCAGTTGGAACAGCTAGTTTTTTTATAAATTTAGGTTATGCAATTAACTCAATGATTGTAATAGGAGCTGGAATAAAGATTTCTCATGTAATAGGAGCAAAGGATATTGAAAATACCAAAGAGTATATAAAAGCATCATGTACATTAAATTTTTTAATGGCAGTATCATTCATTCTTCCAATTATAATTTTTTCAAAAAATTTAGTAAGATTTTTTAACTTAGAAAATGAAGTTGAAAAAATGGCTCAAATATACCTAATTATTGGTGGAATAGGATTAATTTTTAAGTTTTTTAACTTTTTATATACAAGAATTTTAAATAGCTATGGAGAAAGTAAACTACCTTTTAAAATAAGTAGTGTAGGAGTTATTTTAAATATAATTTTAGATCCTATATTTATTTTTGTATTTGATTGGGGAGTGGCAGGAGCAGCTATAGCTACAGTTCTAGCAGAGGGAATTAATACATATTTATTTGTAAAAAAATCAAAAGATTATTTTAAAGTTGAAAGCTATATATCTAAAAGTTGGAGTAAGATGAAAGAGATGATGTCTTTAGGAACCCCTATTGCTCTTCAAAGAGTATTGTTTACTGGATTTGGAATAACTATTGCAAAAATTATATCTCAGTGGGGACCAGATGCAATTGCAGCACAAAAGATAGGACTTCAAATTGAGTCTATAACTTTTATGACTATAGCTGGATTACAAGGAGCAATTTCGAGTTTTATAGGTCAAAATTATGGAGCAGGTCTAGAAAATAGAATAAAAATGGGATATAAAAAAGCAATGCATCTTTGTACAGGAATTGGAGTTGTAACAACTGGAGTATTTGTATTTTTCCCAGAATATCTAGTTAGAATATTTGTAGAAAAACCAGAAACTGTTGAGATAGCAATAAATTATATGAGAATAATTGGATTATCTCAACTATTTATGTGTTATGAAATTGTAACAAATGGTGCTTTTAGTGGGGTGGGAAAACCTAAAGTTCCATCGATAATAAGTATAATATTTACATCTTTAAGAATACCAGCTGCTCTAATTTTATCAAAAGAAGAGTATTTTGGATTAAATGGAGTTTGGATAAGTATATCATTGTCAAGTGTAGTAAAGGGAGTTTTATCACCATTGATTTTTAAAAAATACTTAAATGAGGGAGTTGATAAAAAATGA